CTGTagtttccttcctcttcatcacgtGTTTAGTGGTTATTATATCAGTGAAAATCTACAGATGGAGACAGTCTCGCGTCCTGTATCACTCCAATCTCCCTGTGATTCCGTATTATCCACCACGTTACTCAGACACTTTGGGCACAGGGACTCTCCAGCACGTGTACAACTACGAGGTGTGCAGGACGACTGACTCCAGAAAGAGTGACTGTAAGTTCGGCAGAGCTGGTAGTCAGAACGTGCTGATAATGGACCCCAGTTCTACAGGGACGATGCAGCGgatacagagtgaaaagagCATCCTGGAACCAGACTCTCCTCTAGAGGTCAGTTAAATGATGTAGCTGCATCTCTGTGCCGTCATTTCTTTAAGTGTTTAGTAACAATTGTGAATTGTGGCACGCTTTACCGTCTCTTCAGAACCATGGACAGCATCTCATTTGCGTCTCTTGATAGGATGACTGCTTCTGTATTCATATTCAGAtctttataaattatattacCTTTTATTCTCAGTCAGTGATGTggtgttttattgtttcacaCGCACATTGCTTTTGTGACTTAGTTGGATTTTTTGTTGACGTGAACTGATAACTTGCTAGTCACTTGCAACATTATAAATACAGTTTAGGGGGTGTCTAGATCTCTTAGGTGCATTCACTCGCGATTGTTGGAGGGAGGGGTGGTTCGCATGTGACTTCAATAATTATAGTAACAATCAAATAAGCTCCTTTCACTGCTCTTATTTAACATCAACTGTCTTTACCAAACTCCTTCCGTTTTCTTCCCCGATGCTTCCCTGAACCGTGGTGGAAGTCCAGTGGTATTTTCGTTTTTCTTGTCTTGCTTTGCGTCTATCGCAATGATGTTTTTATCCATATATTTCTTTAGTGCTAATTACATAAGATGATTATGATACTAAGTCTCTGTGTTGTATTAATTagatttcaatttatttatttatttattttttttcggaatactgtgttgaaatgtttttacataatattttaagtATCCACCAACCACATGTAATCAGTCTATTTCCAGAAATCTATGTTGCATGCTTTTACTGATTTTGTACTCTAAGGGACGCTGTTGGTCAATCCAACATTATCTCTAAAACATTACCTCACAGTCCCCTCCCTCACCACCTATGAGAGAAAGGGAGATGGTGTGCATTATATTGGCTGACATTCGAGGAAAACAGACTCGCATTCATTGATATCTCCATTCTGATGTATACAGTACATTGAAACGTCAGCATCATTTTTCTTTAGACGTacattcagtttagtttttcagAATAAGTGTCGTACTTGGATCGTTGCAGAGCATATCTCCGTGATTTCCTTTTGCCATGACGTGTGGAATACGAGCCTCTACTCGGTGCGTAAAATGGCGCATTTGTTGCGGACAGATTTGGCATCTTCTgttcttccttttttatttcaaccaaTTGGTCAGCGGACATATCCGATATTCAATCCCAGAGGAGATGAAGAAAGGCTCCCTAATCGGTAATGTAGCACAGGATCTTGGTTTGGATCTAAAAAGGCTCCATTCTGGTCGGGCCCGTATCGTGACCGGAGAGAGCATCCAGTACACCGAGCTGAAGACAGACAAAGGGATTCTAGTCGTGAAAGAGAGAATGGACCGGGAGCAGCTTTGCGGAGACGTAACACCATGCAGTTTCAGCTTTGAAGTGATTTTAGAGAACCCTATGGAGCTTCATCAAATCACTGTTGAAATAATAGACATAAATGATCAT
This genomic window from Micropterus dolomieu isolate WLL.071019.BEF.003 ecotype Adirondacks unplaced genomic scaffold, ASM2129224v1 contig_1331, whole genome shotgun sequence contains:
- the LOC123964248 gene encoding protocadherin gamma-A8-like — its product is TLGTGTLQHVYNYEVCRTTDSRKSDCKFGRAGSQNVLIMDPSSTGTMQRIQSEKSILEPDSPLEIWHLLFFLFYFNQLVSGHIRYSIPEEMKKGSLIGNVAQDLGLDLKRLHSGRARIVTGESIQYTELKTDKGILVVKERMDREQLCGDVTPCSFSFEVILENPMELHPVKIMIQDQNDNPPQVLYPVQTGGSLVAEMVPRSADVGYLVTKVVAVDVDSGQNAWLSYKLQKATDRALFEVALQNGEIRTIRQVTDKDAVKQRLTVIVEDNGQPSRSATVIVNVAVADSFPEVLSEFTDFTHDKEY